A single region of the Garra rufa chromosome 6, GarRuf1.0, whole genome shotgun sequence genome encodes:
- the LOC141336803 gene encoding glutathione hydrolase 1 proenzyme-like, whose product MHICLSILITLYCLCSCLSFLSSEVFCGSNKNSVLKENDTIRFKQLADTYKTIAEEGPDAFYSGSLTQDILDEIKDAGGIITREDLKSYKPVLNEYAVNFTVGNYIFLAPDAPFGGPVLALIFNILKGYNISSSSVSTIENKILTYHRMIEAFRFADAQKSKLGDPLYEDLTEIVKIMTSESFADDIRSKITDPGTHQLNYYEQEDIDGVPDDHGTSHLSVLAEDGSAVAVTNSINNHFGSGVMSNSTGIIFNDQMNDFIDPELISAHGKNNLIKPGKRPLSSMCPTIILDKHSKQVKMVVGGAGGTNITTSVAQVILNYLFFNNGLQEAVKEPRVYIRETETRVEDDFDKSVIHGLKLKNHTIYHTSLSDKTSLSVVQAVVREGDKICAESDYRNHGCPAGY is encoded by the exons ATGCA CATCTGcctttcaattttaataacattatATTGCCtctgttcttgtctttcttttctttccagTGAAGTTTTTTGTGGCTCAAACAAAAACAGCGTCTTAAAGGAAAATGACACAATAAGATTTAAACAACTGGCGGACACCTATAAGACAATAGCAGAAGAAGGACCAGATGCATTTTACAGTGGGTCTCTGACCCAGGATATACTGGATGAAATCAAGGATGCAG GAGGGATAATAACACGTGAGGACCTAAAGAGTTATAAGCCAGTGCTGAATGAGTATGCAGTAAACTTCACTGTGGGGAATTATATATTTCTTGCTCCTGATGCTCCATTCGGTGGACCTGTGCTCGCTCTGATATTCAACATACTCAAAG GTTACAACATCTCAAGCAGCAGTGTGTCCACAATAGAGAATAAGATTTTGACCTATCATCGTATGATAGAGGCTTTCCGCTTTGCTGATGCCCAGAAGAGTAAACTGGGAGATCCACTGTATGAAGACCTCACTGAG ATTGTTAAAATAATGACTTCAGAGAGCTTTGCGGATGACATCAGGAGTaagattacag accctggcactcatcaactaaactat TATGAGCAGGAGGACATTGATGGTGTACCTGATGACCATGGCACATCTCACCTGTCTGTCCTCGCAGAAGATGGGAGTGCTGTGGCCGTCACCAACAGTATCAATAACCA TTTTGGTTCTGGAGTGATGTCAAACTCAACAGGCATTATATTTAATGACCAAATGAACGATTTTATTGATCCTGAGCTGATAAGTGCTCATGGCAAAAACAACTTAATTAAGCcag GTAAAAGGCCACTTTCTTCAATGTGTCCCACAATCATATTggacaaacacagcaaacaagtCAAAATGGTGGTCGGTGGTGCAGGTGGGACAAATATCACTACGTCAGTTGCTCAG GTGATCCTGAATTACCTGTTTTTCAACAATGGCCTGCAGGAAGCGGTTAAAGAGCCCAGAGTTTATATCAGGGAAACTGAGACACGTGTAGAAGATGACTTTGATAAG AGTGTAATTCATGGCTTGAAGCTGAAGAATCACACTATATATCACACTTCATTATCTGATAAGACTTCATTATCAGTGGTCCAGGCAGTTGTACGAGAGGGGGACAAAATCTGTGCTGAATCTGACTACAGGAATCACGGCTGTCCTGCCGGATACTGA
- the LOC141336634 gene encoding glutathione hydrolase 1 proenzyme-like — MSASENMFGKDPEKAKPGLFIAVPGELRGYELAHKRYGRLKWKELFEPSIKLARKGFQIGKALALAINETSGTILNNTALCEVFCDLNNNPLKYMDKIRFSKLAETYEKIAEEGPDAFYDGSLTQVILDDIKAAGGIITREDLKSYKPVLNEHALNFTVGNYIFHAPDAPFGGPVLALIFNILKGYNISNSSVSTIENRILTYHRMIEAFRFADAQKSKLGDPLHEDLTEIVKRMTSESLADSIRSKIKDDIKQISYYEQEDSKGVPEDHGTSHLSVLAEDGSAVAVTSSINNYFGSGVMSRSTGIIFNDQMWDFIDPELITGLGKNNFIKPGKRPLSSMCPTIILDKHSKQVKMVVGGAGGTNITTSVAQVILNYLFFGYDLQKAVEKPRVQITLTETNIEEGFDWCIINGLKLKNHTIYHNTSLSVVQAIAREGGKICAESDPRNDQPALLSITKFLGLLHICSLVFQLVYFLN; from the exons ATGAGTGCTTCAGAGAACATGTTTGGCAAAGACCCAGAGAAAGCAAAACCAG GATTGTTCATAGCTGTACCAGGAGAACTTCGTGGTTATGAGCTGGCACACAAAAGATACGGGAGACTGAAATGGAAGGAGCTGTTTGAGCCCAGTATAAAGCTGGCACGGAAAGGATTTCAAATTGGAAAGGCCTTGGCCTTGGCCATCAATGAGACTAGTGGCACAATTCTGAATAATACAGCATTGTG TGAAGTGTTTTGTGACTTAAACAATAACCCCTTGAAATATATGGATAAAATAAGATTTTCCAAACTAGCTGAGACCTATGAGAAGATAGCAGAAGAAGGACCAGATGCCTTTTACGATGGGTCATTGACTCAGGTTATACTAGATGATATCAAGGCTGCAG GAGGGATAATAACACGTGAGGACCTAAAGAGTTATAAGCCAGTGCTGAATGAGCATGCTTTAAACTTCACTGTGGGGAATTACATATTTCATGCTCCGGATGCTCCATTCGGTGGACCTGTGCTCGCTCTGATATTCAACATACTCAAAG gTTACAACATCTCAAACAGCAGTGTGTCCACAATAGAGAATAGGATTTTGACTTATCATCGTATGATAGAGGCTTTCCGCTTCGCTGATGCCCAGAAGAGTAAACTAGGAGACCCACTTCACGAAGACCTCACTGAG ATTGTAAAAAGAATGACCTCAGAGAGCCTTGCGGACAGCATCAGGAGTAAGATTAAAGATGACATCAAACAAATCAGCTACTATGAGCAGGAGGACAGTAAAGGTGTACCTGAAGACCATGGCACATCTCACCTGTCTGTCCTCGCAGAAGATGGGAGTGCTGTGGCCGTCACCAGCAGTATCAATAACTA TTTTGGCTCTGGAGTGATGTCGCGCTCAACAGGCATTATATTCAATGACCAAATGTGGGATTTCATTGATCCTGAGCTGATAACTGGACTGGGCAAAAACAACTTCATTAAACcag GTAAAAGGCCACTTTCATCAATGTGTCCCACAATCATATTggacaaacacagcaaacaagtCAAAATGGTGGTCGGTGGTGCAGGTGGGACAAATATCACTACGTCAGTTGCTCAG GTGATCCTGAATTATCTGTTCTTTGGCTATGACTTGCAGAAAGCTGTTGAAAAGCCTAGAGTTCAGATCACGCTAACTGAGACAAATATAGAGGAGGGTTTTGATTGG TGTATAATTAATGGCTTGAAGCTGAAGAATCACACGATATATCACAATACTTCATTATCAGTGGTCCAGGCAATTGCACGAGAGGGGGGCAAAATCTGTGCTGAATCTGACCCCAGAAATGACCAACCAGCATTACTGTCTATCACAAAGTTCCTAGGACTGTTGCACATTTGTTCATTGGTATTCCAGCTTGTCTATTTTTTGAATTAG
- the LOC141336633 gene encoding protein NLRC3-like gives MSHCVEGEEEEEEYGAGPSCVSMKSDQSMRNPNNFSDGAVTPDRRSVSSSTFHDKTHIRVDKTEAVMQKHTPGTEDLQRAKDKHKTSMKKKCERLFEGNKLQENETLLNRIYTQLYIIEGESEGVNEEHEVLQMEKTARIKHSQDTQIHCNDIFKASPEPGCEEIKQIKTVLTKGIAGIGKTVSVQKFILDWAEGKANQDVDFMFVLPFRELNLIRDPQYSLHRLLLDFHPELQDLDSKIYEECKVVFIFDGLDESRITLMFSDDQKVCDVTETSSVGVLMSNLMKGELLPSALIWITSRPAAANQIPSKYINRLTEIQGFNEPQKEEYFRKRISDQHQASRIISHIRRARSLHIMCHIPVFCWISSTVLQKILEEDLSAEIPQTLTEMYIHFLLIQINMRNQKYEERDPERLLQSNREVIVKLAEVAFKQLMKGNVMFYEEDLIESGIDITDASVYSGICTEIFREESVIHQRKVYSFIHLSVQEFLAAFYAFYHYVMKRIDTLQFCDMMHNLHRDAVDKALESDNGHLDLFLRFLLGVSLESNQRLLQDLLTHTENSSESIRRTTQYIKEKIKDGHGLSTERSINLFLCLLEVKDQTLSREIQEFVKSDKHSEKKLSPAHCSTIAYMLQMSEEVLDEMDLQKYNTSDEGRRRLILAVSNCRKALFAGCNLTAPSCGIISSALRSSNSAMRELDLSNNDLQDSGVMLLSCGLKSPNCQLEILRLSGCMVTEEGCGYLSSALSSNPSHLRELDLSYNHPGKSGVQLLKHKLEDPNYSLQILNLDHGGHFRITPGLRKYACDLTLDPNTAHTQLVLSEDNKKTTCVKDHQMYSDHSDRFKNQEQVLCGESLTGRCYWEVKWEGSGHVAVAYKGIDRKTGIDCWFGLNDKSWSMYCSDTTYTVWYNNKNTDVSGPSSRFNRVGVYLDWSAGTLSFYSVSDTNTLTHIHTFNTTFTEPLYAGFGVYPQSSVSLCPINNPL, from the exons ATGAGTCACTGCGTGGAgggagaggaggaggaagaagagtaTGGTGCAGGACCCAGTTGTGTGTCAATGAAGAGTGATCAGTCCATGCGCAACCCCAATAATTTCAGTGATGGAGCAGTCACCCCTGACCGCAG ATCTGTGTCCTCCTCTACATTCCACGATAAGACCCACATCAGGGTGGACAAAACTGAAGCAGTCATGCAGAAACACACACCAGGCACTGAGGACCTGCAGAGAGCTAAAGACAAGCACAAAACCAGCATGAAAAAGAAATGTGAGAGATTATTTGAGGGAAACAAACTCCAAGAGAATGAAACCCTCTTGAACAGGATCTACACACAGCTCTACATCATAGAGGGAGAgagtgaaggagtgaatgaagaacatgaggttttacagatggagaaaacagccagaataaaacactcacaagacactCAAATACACTGCAATGACATTTTTAAAGCCTCACCTGAACCAGGATGTGAGGAGATAAAACAAATTAAGACTGTTCTTACTAAAGGCATCGCTGGAATTGGAAAAactgtctctgtgcagaagtttaTTCTGGACTGGGCCGAGGGAAAAGCCAATCAGGATGTAGATTTCATGTTTGTGCTTCCATTTCGAGAGCTGAACTTGATCCGAGATCCTCAGTACAGTCTTCACAGACTTCTGCTGGACTTTCATCCTGAACTTCAAGATCTGGACTCAAAGATTTATGAGGAGTGTAAAgttgtgttcatctttgatggtctggatgaaagcAGAATCACACTGATGTTTTCAGATGATCAGAAAGTTTGTGATGTGACTGAGACTTCATCAGTGGGTGTGTTGATGTCAAACCTCATGAAAGGAGagctgcttccctctgctctcatctggatcacctccagaccagcagcagccaatcagatcccctccaaatacatcaaccgtctgacagaaattcagggattcaatgagcctcagaaggaggaatatttcaggaagagaatcagtgaccagcatcaagccagcagaatcatctcacacatcagaagagcaagaagcctccacatcatgtgccacatccccgtcttctgctggatctcatcCACTGTGCTTCAGAAGATCCTGGAAGAAGATCTGAGTGCAGAAATCCCTCAAACtctgactgaaatgtacatccacttcctgctgattcagatcaacatgaggaaccagaagtaTGAAGAGAGAGATCCAGAGAGACTCCTGCAGTCCAACAGAGAAGTGATTGTGAAACTTGCTGAAGTGGCTTTCAAACAGCTGATGAAGGGCAATGTGATgttctatgaggaggacctgaTTGAGAGCGGCATAGACATCACTGATGCCTCAGTGTATTCTGGGATTTGCACTGAGATCTTTAGAGAGGAATCTGTGATTCATCAGAGGAAAGTCTACAGCTTCATTCATCTGAGTGTTCAAGAGTTTCTCGCTGCATTCTATGCATTTTACCATTATGTAATGAAACGTATTGATACATTACAGTTTTGTGATATGATGCACAATCTGCATAGAGATGCAGTAGATAAAGCCCTAGAGAGTGATAATGGCCATCTGGATCTGTTCCTGCGGTTCCTGCTGGGCGTCTCACTGGAGTCCAATCAGAGACTCTTACAGGATCTACTGACACACACAGAGAACAGCTCAGAGAGCATCAGGAGAACCACACAGTACATTAAAGAGAAGATCAAAGATGGACATGGACTCTCCACTGaaagatccatcaatctgttcctctGTCTGCTGGAAGTGAAAGATCAGACTCTGTCCAGAGAGATTCAGGAGTTTGTGAAATCAGACAAACACTCAGAAAAGAAACTCTCTCCTGCTCACTGCTCAACAATCGCCTACATGCTTCAGATGTCAGAGGAGGTGCTGGATGAGATGGACCTACAGAAATACAACACATCAGATGAGGGGAGAAGAAGACTAATACTAGCTGTGAGCAACTGCAGAAAAGCCCT TTTTGCTGGCTGTAATCTAACTGCTCCTTCCTGTGGAATTATATCATCCGCTCTTCGTTCGTCAAACTCTGCCATgcgagagctggatctgagtaacaatgacTTACAGGATTCAGGAGTGATGCTGCTCTCTtgtggactgaagagtccaaactgtcagctggagatactgcG GTtatctggctgtatggtgacagaggaaggctgtggttatttgtcttcagctctgagttcaaacccctcacacctgagagagctggatctgagctacaatcacccaggaAAATCAGGAGTCCAGCTGCTCAAACACAAACTGGAGGATCCGAACTACTCACTGCAGATACTCAA TTTGGACCATGGAGGACATTTCAGAATCACACCAGGACTGAGAAAAT ATGCCTGTGAtctcacactggatccaaacacagcacaCACTCAACTCGTCCTGTCTGaagacaacaaaaaaacaacatgtGTAAAAGATCATCAGATGTATTCTGACCATTCAGACAGATTTAAAAACCAGGAGCAGGTTCTGTGTGGAGAGAGTCtgactggacgctgttactgggaggttAAATGGGAAGGCTCAGGTCATGTGGCAGTGGCATATAAAGGAATCGACAGAAAAACTGGGATTGACTGTTGGTTTGGACTCAATGACAAGTCCTGGAGCATGTATTGTTCTGATACGACTTATACTGTCTGGTACAATAATAAGAACACAGATGTATCTGGCCCTTCATCTCGCTTTAATAGAGTAGGTGTCTATCTGGACTGGTCAGCCggcactctgtccttctacagtgtctctgacacaaacacattaacacacatacacacattcaaCACTACATTCACTGAACCCCTCTATGCTGGATTTGGGGTTTATCCTCAATCTTCGGTGTCTCTGTGTCCGATTAACAACCCCTTATGA